A window of Komagataeibacter medellinensis NBRC 3288 contains these coding sequences:
- the hpnE gene encoding hydroxysqualene dehydroxylase HpnE, whose translation MAGHVHIVGGGLAGLSAAVELAGGSERVTVYEAGPACGGRARSYLDRQLGCRIDNGNHLLLSGNPAVYRYLGLIGAQDTLVGPKHPVFPFVDLADRLRWTLDLSRGRVPLWVLSKRRRVPGMRLAELRGLMALMEAAPDMVVADCLQPGSLARRLLEPFAISVLNTMPDIGSAALLGAVVKESLAKGGRNCLPRFPAVGLSESFVDPALAHLSVLKADVRTASRVSGVEMEAGQVTALRLGEERIVIGGQDTVIMAVPAPVAASLLAGGLPGFSAPDEFESILNVHFLLPRPPVLTGGLAQAHFIGVVGGISEWVFAKERILSVTVSAANRYATRDLDELAGLIWNEVRAAIDPAAMVPLPVSMPPLRIVREKRATFAATPAQDRLRPDTRTMAANLLLAGDWTATGLPATIEGAIRSGAAAARAVHDRRGTAGRPQ comes from the coding sequence ATGGCGGGACATGTCCATATTGTTGGCGGCGGGCTGGCTGGCCTGTCGGCAGCGGTTGAACTGGCGGGCGGCAGCGAACGGGTCACGGTTTACGAGGCAGGACCGGCCTGCGGTGGTCGCGCGCGATCTTATCTTGATCGCCAGTTGGGCTGCCGGATTGATAATGGCAACCACCTGCTGCTGTCAGGCAACCCGGCGGTGTACCGCTATCTGGGCCTGATCGGGGCGCAGGATACGCTGGTGGGGCCGAAGCACCCTGTCTTTCCGTTCGTGGACCTGGCCGACCGGCTGCGCTGGACGCTCGACCTCTCCCGTGGGCGGGTGCCGCTATGGGTGCTCTCGAAGCGCAGGCGCGTGCCGGGCATGCGGCTGGCTGAACTGCGCGGCCTGATGGCGCTGATGGAAGCTGCACCGGATATGGTGGTGGCCGACTGTCTGCAGCCCGGTAGCCTGGCGCGCCGCCTGCTCGAACCCTTTGCCATATCCGTGCTCAATACCATGCCCGATATCGGTAGCGCCGCCCTGCTGGGCGCGGTGGTGAAGGAGAGCCTTGCGAAGGGGGGGCGTAACTGCCTGCCGCGCTTTCCCGCCGTGGGCCTGTCTGAAAGTTTTGTCGATCCTGCCCTTGCTCACCTGTCGGTGCTGAAGGCGGATGTGCGTACCGCTAGCCGTGTAAGCGGGGTGGAAATGGAAGCGGGCCAGGTTACGGCGCTGCGTCTGGGCGAGGAGCGAATTGTCATTGGCGGGCAAGATACCGTAATCATGGCGGTGCCGGCTCCCGTTGCGGCCAGCTTGCTGGCGGGTGGCCTGCCCGGCTTCAGCGCACCGGATGAATTCGAGTCGATCCTGAACGTACATTTCCTGCTGCCCCGGCCGCCCGTGCTGACTGGTGGTCTGGCGCAGGCTCATTTCATTGGCGTTGTGGGCGGGATCAGTGAGTGGGTATTTGCCAAGGAGCGGATTCTCTCGGTCACGGTCAGCGCCGCCAATCGCTACGCCACGCGGGATCTGGACGAACTGGCGGGCCTCATCTGGAACGAGGTGCGTGCCGCGATCGACCCCGCGGCAATGGTGCCCCTGCCTGTGTCCATGCCACCGCTGCGCATTGTGCGTGAAAAGCGTGCTACCTTTGCTGCAACCCCGGCACAGGACCGCCTGCGGCCGGATACGCGTACCATGGCCGCCAATCTGCTGCTGGCCGGTGACTGGACGGCAACGGGGCTGCCCGCCACGATCGAGGGCGCGATCCGCTCCGGTGCGGCGGCAGCACGGGCCGTGCATGACCGCCGGGGCACTGCTGGTCGCCCGCAATGA
- the hpnD gene encoding presqualene diphosphate synthase HpnD has protein sequence MGFLRARHDEAPVLGSDPADLAQVEQIVVRSGTSFGKGMRILPPDRRYGMYAVYAFCRLVDDVADDEQGDAADRSRRLEEWRARIARLYAGAAQDGLDRVLMATIRRFDLRQQDFNDVIDGMEMDARGPVVAPDEATFDLYCDRVASAVGRLSVRVFGDASASADQVAYHLGRALQITNILRDVAEDARLGRLYLPRDLLERFNITPEPEAVMRSSRLEQVGRILAGRAHDHFRAAAVAMAQCDHTAMRPARLMGATYAAILSAQERQGWGTPERRVSLSRPRKLLIALRALAG, from the coding sequence ATGGGTTTTTTGCGCGCGCGGCATGATGAGGCTCCGGTACTGGGCAGCGATCCCGCCGATCTGGCACAGGTCGAGCAGATCGTGGTGCGGTCGGGTACATCCTTTGGCAAAGGCATGCGTATCCTGCCGCCGGACCGGCGTTATGGCATGTACGCGGTCTATGCCTTCTGCCGCCTGGTGGATGATGTGGCCGATGACGAGCAGGGCGATGCGGCCGACCGCTCGCGCCGACTGGAAGAATGGCGCGCGCGCATTGCCCGGCTTTACGCGGGCGCGGCGCAAGATGGCCTTGACCGTGTGCTGATGGCTACCATCCGTCGCTTCGACCTGCGCCAGCAGGATTTCAATGACGTGATCGACGGCATGGAAATGGATGCCCGTGGCCCCGTTGTCGCCCCGGATGAAGCTACCTTCGACCTGTATTGCGACCGCGTGGCCTCTGCCGTGGGGCGGTTGTCGGTACGGGTGTTTGGCGATGCGTCGGCCAGTGCCGACCAGGTGGCCTACCATTTGGGCCGGGCGTTGCAGATCACCAACATCCTGCGCGACGTAGCAGAGGATGCTCGTCTGGGCCGCCTGTACCTGCCGCGTGACCTGCTGGAGCGCTTCAATATTACGCCTGAACCCGAAGCGGTGATGCGCTCGTCGCGCCTTGAGCAGGTAGGGCGCATCCTGGCCGGGCGCGCGCATGACCATTTTCGTGCGGCAGCCGTGGCCATGGCACAATGCGACCACACGGCCATGCGCCCCGCCCGCCTGATGGGGGCGACCTATGCCGCCATCCTTTCGGCACAGGAACGCCAGGGCTGGGGCACGCCGGAGCGGCGGGTCTCGCTCTCGCGCCCGCGCAAGCTGCTGATCGCGCTGCGCGCGCTGGCGGGCTGA
- the hpnC gene encoding squalene synthase HpnC — MNTDEQAVWGSEDVSSGKDAGDENFPVGSLLISRRLRPHVHAYYDFARVIDDIVDTDRLDAQQKIARLDAMEDVVLGRRTAPDRRDAQTAVRVGRTLARTGVSTNTATDLIVAFRQDAVKNRYDTWEELEEYCRYSANPVGRFLLELHGEDPKTFAASDALCTALQVINHLQDCADDLRTLDRCYLPRPWLEREGVTVDDLRRPYAVPGLRRVFAALLDRVDELNRHAVLLPRMIRDRRMRMEAAVIVGLSKRLAARLRVEDPVAGRVKLSRADVVGAVAGAMHTLV, encoded by the coding sequence GTGAATACTGATGAGCAGGCTGTATGGGGCAGCGAGGATGTCTCGTCCGGCAAGGACGCGGGCGATGAGAACTTTCCGGTCGGCTCCCTGCTGATCAGCCGCCGACTGCGACCGCATGTGCACGCCTATTATGATTTTGCCCGCGTGATCGATGATATCGTCGATACTGACCGGCTGGATGCACAACAGAAAATCGCCCGCCTTGATGCCATGGAGGACGTGGTGCTGGGCAGGCGTACCGCTCCCGACCGGCGCGATGCACAGACGGCGGTGCGCGTGGGGCGCACGCTGGCCCGCACCGGTGTCTCCACCAATACGGCCACCGACCTGATCGTGGCGTTCCGGCAGGACGCGGTGAAGAATCGCTATGACACATGGGAGGAACTGGAGGAATATTGCCGCTATTCCGCCAACCCCGTAGGGCGCTTTCTGTTGGAACTGCATGGCGAGGATCCCAAGACATTTGCCGCGTCGGATGCGCTGTGCACGGCGCTGCAGGTAATCAACCACCTGCAGGACTGTGCCGATGACCTGCGCACCCTCGATCGCTGCTACCTGCCGCGCCCATGGCTTGAGCGCGAGGGGGTAACGGTTGATGACCTGCGCCGCCCCTATGCCGTGCCCGGCCTGCGCCGCGTGTTTGCGGCATTGCTGGACAGGGTGGATGAACTCAACCGCCACGCCGTCCTGCTGCCGCGCATGATCCGTGACCGACGCATGCGTATGGAGGCGGCGGTGATCGTGGGTCTGTCAAAACGTCTGGCGGCCCGCCTGCGGGTGGAGGACCCGGTAGCGGGCCGTGTCAAACTTTCACGCGCGGATGTGGTGGGGGCTGTGGCGGGGGCCATGCATACGCTGGTCTGA
- a CDS encoding glycosyltransferase, producing MLLLALSILILVIWFGLIFCHGRFWQAGPVLVPVRGRQLAQASCPEVCVVVPARDEAASVAACISSLLAQDYPGALHVILVDDNSTDGTGRLARKVPDPHGRLTVVTGRARPAGWSGKLWAVAQGVARARELVPDSNGFVLLTDADITHDPRHVSTLVARAQADHLDQVSEMVELNCASPAERMLVPAFVFFFALLYPFASVNSPRSRVAGAAGGTVLVRWSALARIGGIESLRGALIDDCTLAAHVKHSGGRIYLGHSCLARSIRPYPHPADIWRMVARTAYVQLGYSPLLLVGTIIGMVLVWIVPMQLALLAHGLPSLLGAGAWVMSMASYTPTLRRFRQSPAWALLLPVIAGFYTLATIGSALDHHRGRGVVWKSRAYTEPDGAISTHMRGETTATAMNRTIGDDVG from the coding sequence ATGTTACTGCTTGCGCTTTCCATCCTGATACTGGTCATCTGGTTCGGACTGATTTTCTGCCATGGCCGCTTCTGGCAGGCAGGCCCGGTACTGGTGCCGGTGCGCGGCAGGCAGCTTGCACAGGCCAGTTGCCCCGAAGTGTGCGTAGTGGTGCCCGCGCGTGATGAGGCGGCATCGGTCGCGGCCTGCATCAGTTCCCTGCTGGCGCAGGACTATCCCGGCGCGCTGCATGTCATACTGGTGGATGACAACAGCACCGATGGGACCGGCAGGCTGGCCCGCAAGGTGCCCGACCCGCATGGGCGGCTGACGGTGGTGACCGGCCGGGCGCGGCCCGCGGGCTGGAGCGGCAAGCTGTGGGCGGTGGCGCAGGGCGTGGCGCGCGCGCGTGAACTGGTGCCGGATTCCAATGGCTTCGTGCTGCTGACCGATGCCGACATCACACACGATCCGCGCCATGTCTCCACCCTGGTGGCCAGGGCACAGGCGGACCATCTTGATCAGGTATCGGAGATGGTGGAACTGAACTGCGCAAGCCCGGCCGAGCGCATGTTGGTGCCAGCCTTCGTGTTCTTTTTTGCCCTGCTCTATCCTTTTGCCAGCGTGAACAGCCCGCGCAGTCGGGTGGCGGGGGCGGCAGGGGGCACGGTGCTGGTGCGCTGGAGCGCGCTGGCCCGCATTGGCGGGATCGAGAGCCTGCGCGGCGCGCTGATTGATGACTGCACGCTGGCCGCCCACGTCAAGCACAGTGGTGGCCGCATCTATCTGGGGCACAGCTGCCTGGCCCGTTCCATCCGCCCCTATCCGCATCCGGCCGATATCTGGCGCATGGTCGCGCGAACGGCCTACGTGCAGCTTGGCTATTCCCCTCTTCTGCTGGTGGGCACCATAATCGGCATGGTGCTGGTGTGGATCGTGCCCATGCAACTGGCGCTGCTGGCCCATGGCCTGCCCAGCCTGCTGGGGGCCGGGGCATGGGTCATGTCCATGGCGTCCTATACGCCCACGCTGCGTCGGTTCAGGCAGTCACCCGCATGGGCGCTCTTGCTGCCGGTCATTGCGGGGTTCTATACGCTGGCCACGATCGGTTCGGCACTGGATCATCATCGGGGCCGGGGTGTGGTATGGAAAAGCCGCGCCTATACCGAGCCTGATGGCGCGATCTCGACACATATGCGTGGTGAGACCACCGCGACCGCAATGAACCGCACCATAGGGGATGACGTAGGGTGA
- the hpnA gene encoding hopanoid-associated sugar epimerase — MTAPTLVTGATGFVGSAVARNLIERGHLLRLMVRKGSDLTNLRDLPAELVEGDLSTPGSFDAAVKDCRYVFHVAADYRLWVPDPVPMMVANVESTRALMLAAQKAGVQRIVYCSSVAALGLIGDGTVSDEETPVHEHGVIGIYKRSKYRAEQEVLRLVHERALPAVIVNPSTPVGPRDIKPTPTGQMILDCAAGRMPAYVDTGVNIVHVDDVAEGHALALERGRIGEKYILGGQNYLLRDLFAMTAELAGVAPPRVSLPQAVIWPVAMASEWLSRAFGIAPRVTREMLAMSHKKMFFSSDKAIRELGYAPRPAREAVKDAIDWFRQHGMLD; from the coding sequence ATGACTGCCCCAACCCTTGTAACCGGTGCGACCGGTTTTGTCGGCTCCGCCGTTGCCCGTAACCTGATCGAGCGTGGGCATTTGCTCCGGCTCATGGTGCGCAAGGGGAGCGATCTGACCAACCTGCGCGACCTGCCCGCCGAACTGGTGGAAGGGGACCTGTCCACCCCCGGCAGTTTCGATGCGGCGGTAAAGGACTGCCGCTATGTCTTTCATGTGGCGGCGGATTACCGGCTGTGGGTGCCCGACCCGGTACCGATGATGGTGGCTAACGTGGAAAGTACGCGTGCGCTGATGCTGGCCGCACAGAAGGCGGGTGTGCAGCGGATTGTTTACTGTTCCTCCGTCGCGGCGCTGGGGCTGATCGGTGATGGCACGGTCTCCGATGAGGAGACGCCGGTGCACGAGCATGGCGTGATCGGCATCTACAAGCGCTCCAAATACCGTGCAGAGCAGGAAGTGTTGCGGCTGGTGCATGAACGCGCGCTGCCTGCCGTAATCGTGAACCCCTCCACCCCCGTAGGCCCCCGTGATATCAAGCCCACACCCACCGGGCAGATGATCCTGGACTGCGCGGCAGGGCGCATGCCGGCCTATGTCGATACCGGCGTGAACATCGTGCACGTGGATGACGTGGCCGAAGGGCACGCCCTGGCGCTGGAGCGCGGGCGCATCGGCGAGAAATACATCCTGGGTGGCCAGAATTACCTGCTGCGCGACCTGTTTGCCATGACCGCCGAACTTGCCGGTGTGGCTCCGCCGCGCGTCAGCCTGCCGCAGGCCGTGATCTGGCCCGTGGCGATGGCGAGTGAGTGGCTGTCGCGTGCGTTCGGTATTGCGCCCAGGGTCACGCGTGAGATGCTGGCCATGTCGCACAAGAAGATGTTCTTCTCGTCGGACAAGGCCATCCGTGAACTCGGCTACGCCCCCCGCCCCGCGCGTGAGGCGGTGAAGGACGCCATAGACTGGTTCCGCCAGCACGGCATGCTGGACTGA